A single window of Selenomonas sputigena DNA harbors:
- a CDS encoding DUF6056 family protein: MRRNEFWRTVLVAAVIFLLMYGLNHLMPLHRDDYDYSMIWLTHEHIISFSDVVESLWRHYLFHGGRMVTVFCLDLFLWGGKGLFDFANALVFLAFIVLLVIHARRDWRFWQEPGLLAVMGILAWLALPHFGEVAVWKSGSTVYLWSSVFAALFLVPYNLHCKTIDKGDTPARHWLIAPMFALGVLAGWSVENLAVTVFVLAAGLSWWARRKGDLPLWMPAGAFGALAGLVLLVAAPGNFVRYDAQGSGKGIFTHIGNQFAGNGEMVLYLLPVILLLIAAGRIYRLHLAEDARAGGETAEPSGQAFGWGRMLCLAVIVLLVVSYFNGSFFANVLRDFLVAHVLAPLGLDKPRTVEHFTNVMAGFEEMAIYWLAIFFFYSLLKRALGFSHETLASARTVPWRSVLHAFPAARYATFLIALALFNNFVMIAAPTFPARATFSSVAMILIAACAVLRDPVVRDCLWNRAKKTLLVASLSIGLFTMTAALFITAAMQQENDVRLAIVKQAAENGEEIAYMKPILLKNRALRHVFFVDFDNGVTKDGLCQYYGIKDIRVER; the protein is encoded by the coding sequence ATGAGACGTAATGAATTTTGGCGTACTGTGCTCGTGGCAGCTGTTATCTTCCTGCTGATGTATGGACTCAATCATCTGATGCCATTGCATCGTGATGATTATGACTACTCGATGATTTGGCTGACGCATGAGCATATCATATCCTTTTCCGATGTAGTGGAATCTCTTTGGCGTCACTATCTCTTTCACGGTGGACGTATGGTGACGGTATTCTGCCTCGATCTGTTCCTGTGGGGCGGGAAGGGGCTCTTTGATTTTGCCAATGCGTTGGTGTTTCTTGCCTTTATTGTGCTGCTTGTGATTCATGCCCGACGCGATTGGAGATTCTGGCAGGAGCCGGGGCTCCTAGCTGTCATGGGAATTCTCGCCTGGCTCGCGCTTCCTCATTTTGGAGAAGTAGCTGTGTGGAAGAGCGGGTCGACGGTTTACCTTTGGTCGTCTGTTTTTGCCGCCCTCTTTCTCGTGCCGTACAATCTTCATTGCAAAACAATCGATAAGGGAGATACGCCTGCAAGACATTGGCTCATCGCGCCGATGTTTGCGCTTGGCGTCCTGGCGGGTTGGTCGGTGGAAAACCTTGCCGTTACGGTGTTCGTATTGGCGGCGGGACTTTCTTGGTGGGCGAGGCGCAAGGGCGACTTGCCCCTTTGGATGCCGGCGGGGGCTTTCGGCGCACTCGCAGGACTCGTGCTGCTCGTGGCGGCGCCCGGTAATTTCGTGCGCTACGACGCGCAGGGAAGCGGCAAAGGAATCTTCACCCATATCGGCAACCAGTTTGCGGGAAACGGTGAGATGGTACTTTATCTCCTGCCCGTCATCTTGCTGCTGATCGCCGCGGGACGGATCTATCGACTGCATCTTGCGGAGGATGCAAGGGCTGGCGGTGAGACGGCGGAACCTTCCGGGCAAGCTTTTGGCTGGGGCAGGATGCTTTGCCTTGCCGTCATTGTTCTGCTCGTCGTTTCTTATTTCAACGGCAGCTTCTTTGCCAATGTGCTGCGCGATTTTCTCGTCGCCCATGTGCTCGCACCGCTGGGGCTTGATAAGCCACGCACCGTCGAGCACTTTACCAATGTCATGGCAGGATTCGAGGAGATGGCGATCTATTGGCTCGCGATCTTCTTCTTCTACAGTCTCTTGAAGCGTGCTCTGGGTTTCTCGCATGAAACGCTTGCCAGTGCTCGAACGGTTCCGTGGCGCAGTGTGCTCCATGCTTTTCCTGCAGCACGCTATGCGACGTTCCTCATCGCGCTGGCGCTTTTCAACAACTTTGTCATGATTGCCGCGCCGACATTTCCGGCGCGGGCGACTTTCAGCTCCGTCGCCATGATCCTCATCGCCGCCTGTGCCGTGCTGCGCGATCCTGTCGTCCGCGACTGCCTGTGGAATCGCGCGAAGAAGACGCTCCTGGTGGCATCTCTATCCATCGGCCTCTTCACGATGACCGCTGCGCTCTTCATTACGGCGGCGATGCAGCAGGAGAACGACGTGCGCCTCGCCATCGTCAAGCAGGCAGCAGAAAATGGCGAGGAGATCGCCTATATGAAACCCATCCTTTTGAAAAATCGCGCTCTGCGCCACGTCTTCTTCGTCGACTTTGACAACGGCGTGACGAAGGATGGCCTTTGTCAGTATTACGGCATCAAGGACATTCGTGTGGAACGATAA
- a CDS encoding glycosyltransferase family 2 protein, with protein sequence MDKIVIVVPCYNEQEVLRQFYAKLSNVLRDLHDCSFSCLFVDDGSTDDTLQILRELSAGDPNVHYRSLSRNFGKESAMLAGLDAAEGDAVILMDADLQHPPERIPEMISWWRKGYDDVCMKRTDRSDETVFKRTMTNLFYRILQAVSRCEIQRNVGDFRLLDRRCVAALRLMRENQRFTKGLFTWIGFRKKELSFHVQPRAAGKTTWNYFALYNLAVEGLTSFTTAPLRMTTFLGLAVSLLAISYMFVVLINALLYGDPVAGYPTLMTVMLFLGGVQLLSLGIMGEYLSRVFMESKQRPIYLVAEADGKKILYTPSDPLERQIASSWEEGSRSDET encoded by the coding sequence ATGGACAAGATCGTGATCGTTGTTCCCTGTTACAATGAGCAAGAGGTTTTGCGGCAGTTTTATGCGAAGCTATCGAATGTGCTGCGGGATTTGCACGATTGTTCTTTTTCCTGCCTTTTTGTGGATGATGGAAGTACGGATGATACCTTGCAGATCCTGCGGGAACTTTCCGCAGGAGATCCGAATGTTCACTATAGAAGTCTTTCACGCAATTTTGGTAAGGAGTCAGCAATGCTGGCTGGTCTTGATGCTGCCGAGGGAGATGCTGTCATCCTCATGGATGCAGATCTCCAGCATCCGCCAGAGCGTATTCCCGAGATGATTTCTTGGTGGCGCAAGGGTTATGACGATGTATGCATGAAGCGCACGGATCGAAGTGATGAGACTGTTTTTAAGCGTACGATGACAAATCTTTTTTATCGTATTCTTCAGGCTGTCAGCCGCTGTGAGATACAACGCAATGTGGGAGATTTCCGCCTTTTGGATCGCCGCTGCGTTGCTGCATTGCGCCTTATGCGCGAGAATCAGCGATTTACGAAAGGGCTCTTCACGTGGATTGGTTTTCGCAAGAAGGAACTCTCGTTCCATGTGCAGCCGAGGGCGGCAGGAAAGACGACTTGGAATTATTTTGCACTTTATAATCTCGCTGTAGAAGGTTTGACCTCGTTTACAACAGCGCCTTTGCGTATGACGACTTTTTTGGGACTGGCCGTCTCGCTTCTCGCTATATCTTATATGTTTGTCGTCCTTATCAATGCGCTGCTTTATGGCGATCCCGTGGCTGGTTATCCGACGCTGATGACGGTGATGCTTTTTTTGGGCGGAGTGCAGTTGCTTTCCCTTGGAATTATGGGAGAGTATTTGAGCCGTGTCTTTATGGAGAGCAAGCAACGCCCGATTTATCTCGTTGCAGAAGCCGATGGCAAAAAAATCTTGTATACGCCGTCAGATCCTCTGGAGAGACAGATCGCGAGTTCTTGGGAGGAAGGGAGTCGCTCGGATGAGACGTAA